CGTGTTGAGAAAGGTCCTTTGAAATATGCTCTCCAAATCCGCTTCGTACACGGCAGTCCGTTCCAAGAGGGCGCTTCCGCACGGTGGCAGCTGGGTAGCCACGTGACGTTTCGTCGCCAGCTTCGTAGAGCCATCCCCCGAGTGATCTTTTGAGACGAGCTCTGCGTGGTGTATTTCTCCATTCTTAACAAACCCCCTCCAACGCCCAAGCATGAAGACACATGCTTGCGTAGTGCGTCAGAGTTGCTCGGATGCGGACTCGCATCCTTGGTCGGTTTCATTCCGGTGTTATTTAATTCTTAATGACGAAAAATCACTGCATCTAGCTTTTTTTGTTGCGCAGAGGCTATCCCCCTGCTCTGTAGAAGGAGGCTTCCATAAGAACACCAATACTAGCAACGAGCGTTGACGTCTCCTGTGGAGCGAACTTCCGTTGACGCTGCGCATGCCGGGCTTGTGCAGTTCTCTTCTGAATCTCGTTTTTTGAGTGTCGTGCCTCGATTTCCTGTCAAAAAGTTTTTTCGTATTCACTTTTCtggctttcttctctgctttcaTGGAAATGTTTCGCCGTCAGTTCTTTTCCGTTTTCCTTCTACTCGTCCTCTCAGGTACGTGCTTGCCAGCTCGGGCAAAATGGTCACCAGCTTGAGCGTTCACATGGCCACGGAGCGTGTCTCCTGGCGGGACAAACAGTGCCACTGAGTTTTCTCATGTGTTTTTGATTTCTTGAgggcctcctctctcttttcgaCTGCAGCGTTTTTCGGAGAGACGTGGTTTGTGCGTATCAGCGCTTCCGTTGCGCAGGGGTCGAATCGggtgggcggcgccgtcaCGAAATCTGACTGGCCTCTCCTGCTTTACGCGGAATTCTTGTTCGTTCCTACGGACCGTGCCATCAACCAGATGACCTTGCTTCTTTGCGCGGTGTGAACAGTTGATTGGAGTGCAGTTCTGTAAGTTTGGAACGCGTGGTTTATTTGCGGCGCGTTTGTACAGCGTCATCACTTAACTCAGACCGattcgctggcgctgcggacTCTTCCGAAACGGAGGACAACATGAAGGTAAAAACGCTCtgtcgccgcgacggcgtgcCAACCGCCTTCTCCAAGCGCGTGCACTTGTGCGGGAATGTCAGCCTGGCCAGTGCGTTGACGGTGGACGGCACTTCAGCCCGCTTGCCTTCGCATGGCAAAAGGGTCTCAGTCCCGCACTGCCTGCTTACGGAGGCTGTTTCCGACGGGAAATGGAGTTTGTCGGGATGCAGAGGGTGCCTTCCAAGATTCACTAGCGTGGATTCTGAATAATCCGCAGCCCGTTTTTATGTCACGGACGGCTGCCATGACTCCGCACCGATAGTTTCATACGTATGCATGGCATGGTGGTGGGGCTGGTGCAGTTGGCAGCTGTGTGTAGCGCGACGATGTCAACGGCCAGTTGAAGAATTCTTGACTGTCTACAGACCGTGATGTTTGAGGGCCCGCCGAAAGACAACGTCTATGAGGCGGAGCTGCATCTGGAgtcgacgccgagcgaggcgaaggtgGTGATCAAGTCCTCGGCCGGCTCGGGCGGCTACACGTTCATGGCCTACGACATATTCGAAGGAAACAACGAACTCCCCAAATTGCACGTTCAGGCACTACCTGAAGACGAGATGAAAAAGCGGTTGGAAGCCCCTGTTTCCAAGCATGGCGTCACTCTCACAAAGCCTGCTGTCGAGAGTGAGACTGCAGCGGATCTGGCTTCACAGATAGATTAAAAAAACTGCAGAGATGGCCGTCTTCACCACCGCTACTCGCGGGTGTCTGCATCCACAGTGCGGAGCTCGAAATACGCTGCTTGTGGCGTCGATGATTGGGTggtgcgggggggggggggcgggcgtgTCAGGATCTGAGGCTCTCGAGGTTTTCTGTCTGTCACAGTTGTAGAGGCTAAAGTTAGGCTCTATAAGTGGcatgtgtgttttttttttttgtgaGGGGGGCAGCACGTGCTACTTTgcgtgcgtcgctcgcgAGGACAGCGTGCTGTCTATAAaaaaaaagtaccattcaggtacgatatgaagctCGGTGGAAATTCTTTTGCTGTCTGCAGATGTGAACAAGATGCCTGGCGCGCCTCAGACCTACGAAGCGATGCTGAAGGTTGAGCGCCCTGGTAACTACGTGGCGGTTATTGGACGAGTTCGACCCTGGAGTCCTACCGACGGTGCCTCGTTCTACGTCGTCCGCATTCGCGCGACGGAATGATGATGCTCTCGACACGTAGCCGGTTTGCATATGCTCCACACGGGAGTTAGAAGATGCGGTTTGAGTGGCAACTTTTTCGTTCGTGCACGAACGCTTTGGATGAGCCTGTCGACCTTTTTCGGCGGCTGAAGTCCGAAGGTTTCCCTTTCTGCTTGGCGTGGGTGGGAACGATCGACGGCTCCTGTCGCTGTGGGAGGTCTGCGTGGGCGATGTGCCTGAACTGCAGAAGGTTTTCTTGCAAAGCGATGGAAAccccgcgtgcgcgcgtgGAACAGGGCTGGCGCTTCGCGGTATCGCAGTATTGGCAATGATAACTCGGTATGCTTAGAACTCGCAGATTCAAAAAAGAGTCTCTTTTGATTCGCGGCCGTACGTGCCCAGGCTGCTTGCGCGGTGGGTTTAGGTTTTTGAGTCTGCCTTCTCCCCTGCCACAAATGCCTCACATGACACTGGGAAATCTCCGCTTAGCACCTCTCAATTCCAAAAGCACTGTCAAGCTGAGCGCTTGTGACGAAATGTTGGCAGAAACGGCCATGCTCCCGTGAGGGACGGCAAAGCATGATTCCGAGTTGGCCTGCGTCCCAGTCCACTCGACGTCGTCGGGAATTCCACATGGAATAGCTCGGATTTCCGCCCTACGTGGAATGGGATACTGTGAAGTCCTGACTTTTTCGCTCGGCATCACTGCTGCGGTTGCGCGCACGAGCCTTTCGTTAGTTGTTCACGCAGGTTCGGGAGTGGAATCGGAAGTAGGGTCCGCcgtgctgcgcgagctcAAGTTTTTGCATTCTGGTGGATTTAGCGGCGGCTGACAAAAAACGTGCTACAGGCGAAGTTTCCGATCAACCACACGATTGGTCATGCGTGGTAGCTTGGTGCAACCGAACTAGCCGAAACGCCGCCTCTCTGATTGCCATCCGGATGTCTCTGCGCGACCCTTCAGCACTGACAAGCGTTTTCAAGATGGTAAATGCACTGAGTCACTCTATGAATCCAGACCCAGCTACGTAGGTGCAGCCATTGCGCGCGCGACGTCACCCAAGCTTGCCGGCGGGCAAttgccgcgaccgccgctgGTGTGTGGCTTTTTGTGCGGACAAGCAATCTTTGAGAAGCAATGAGCAGTCGTCTACGTTTTGTATTTGCTAGAGGCAGTCTGCCGGCTTCTGGGTTCCCCATCTAGCGCTGGGCAGAGAATAATCATGTCTGCTGTGGCATCTGTGGCTTGCCCCGGGCGCATCTCTGTCACCCACTCAAAGAAATGCAGCACCTCCTCATCTCTTGGTTCATTTTCGCTGAATGTATCCGAGAATTGACGAGCCTTTGCAGCGTAGGGGACATTATTGTCCATCAGCGGCGATGACCAGAAATACTCGGCAGTTGATGCGGAGAAGACCACGTGGCATCCACGAAGCGCTCCACGTGGGATTAACCGCGGTTCGATATGCTCAACTCAACCGCATGGTAGATCGTAATGAGAACGAATAGGGAAAAAAAGCCCCTCACCGCACAGGCGATTATTATCAGCCTCGTTTTTTCTGAACGACCTTTCCTGTTCAAGGCATGTCATTGTGACCGAGAGGGTATCCGAAACAATTCGATTTTTGCAGTCGATCGAGGTTCCAGCTTCGATCCTCGTCAGCTCGCCCGGCAGTACCGCTCGAGcttgccttcgcctctcgtgGTGAATTCCCTGGTTGGGAGAGACGAGCGTGCTTATGGCGCTTCCTTTATTTTCCTCGAGAGCTGGGGTCTGTGTTGGACGGTTACGGTGCACAGCTTTTTTACATTTTTCCAGTGCCTCTACAGTCTTCTCAAGCCGGGTCACATGTGCTGGTAACGGTCCCCGAGACACCCTATCGAGCTATCGAAGAGTCGTCCCCCATTGCCAcctttctctgcttcttgcTCACTTCCTGAACGAGAGAAACATTTTCTAACTTCACTTAGAGTCGGAATCCTTGCGCTAAGTCTGGAGATCCTCTCGCTATTTCAGCAGGCTTGCTGATGGTGCCTGTACGTAGACCCGCTGTTGTGAGTGTTTTCGATGACTTTTGCTTCTCTCAAATAAACTACCAGCTGAAGATATACATGTATAGCACCGTTTCAAGCTTCATCTCCGCTGCTTCCCTCTCCTGGCCTAGTGGCTGCCTAGCGCCGTCCCTCTCTGTCCGGTGCCGCTGGCTGATCTCAAGTTAACTCCTCGTCGTTCACATGCCGTTCCCAATCCGCAGGGGGTTGTTTTGACTTGTAACTTCACCTTCATCACATTTGTCCTTCTTCCGCGAACTACAGCTTCCCGCTTATTTTGACGCTCTACTGTACGGGGTTTCTCCTGTCCATCCTTGCAGTCGCACGACGCGTTTGTGGGTTCCCTCTGCATATGTAGCTTCTCGATAGAGAAAAGTTTTCTGGCGCGGCTTTCAGTCGTCCCGCTATGTCTCTCGCATTCCCGCATGCTTGTCCCTTTTCAGTGCGAGTCATTGCCTCCACCTCCTTGTAGGAGCGGCATCCAGTTTTCCCGTACCCCTCCGCTCAGTATCGCATCGTGTGAGGGTCCGGTCGCTTGTCTCCTACCacttccttctccgcagaCATCTGTGTATCAGAGAACCAACTCGCGTGATTTCCACGTCGCGCGCCCTGGATAGATGCGTCGGCGTGCAACTGTTTGTAAATATATACGGAGGGAAGTTGAGATACTTACATGGAGAGAGAGTTGCCAGGTAAACACTACGAGTCCCTGAGTCAGATCTCCACGGTTTTTCAGCACCGGATCAAAGTTCTTCGGGGCCTCCATCACTTTAGTGCCCAGGAGTCAAACATCGCGCGGCGTGCATCTCTCGCGAGGccctgctgcatgcgtgttGTCCTCATCGGGTTGAGCAAAAAGATGAAAGGAGGGAGGCGGTCGGCTAGTGCCTACGCCGGCTCCTGGTAGTTCACGCCCTCGTCTGTTCTCGTGCGTAAAGAGACACCGCATCAGTCCCAGTCAGCCCGCTTGACGAAGATGTGGTCGCTTCTGGGCTATCCGGAAGAGACGCCTCCGGCGGATACCACCCCTGCGCCCGCCACGACGCCGACCAGTCAGGAGCCGCCAGCCAcgcccgctgcagacgcggggggcgggTTTTGGAGCATGTTCGGTTTCTCGTCAACTCCAGAGACGGTAAGGAGGGCGGGCCGTTTCTGCGAAAACAGTCCTCTCCTTGTGTCGTCGTTCTGCATGCCGCCGCTCGTGTCGCCTGCTGCCTACGCCGACCGCATACGCGCGTCATCGGAGACACCTTCGCTCCATCGAATTGCAGCAAACATCGAAGCAGGCACCAGTTTCGCCGTTTGCTTGGCTTCtcactgcatgcgcagcctcctcgtAGAGTCGGTTGCTTCGCGTCGGGTTCAGGGTTAGCAGTGGCGCGTCCACTCTGCCTTTGCGCGGTCTCGCAGGGGGTGGCGCAAATGCCAAGAGACGGGGAAGTGCATGCTCTGAGGAGCGAGATCGTTTACAGTATGTAGCTGCATGTTTTGTGAAGGC
This portion of the Besnoitia besnoiti strain Bb-Ger1 chromosome VII, whole genome shotgun sequence genome encodes:
- a CDS encoding hypothetical protein (encoded by transcript BESB_077140) — encoded protein: MEMFRRQFFSVFLLLVLSASSLNSDRFAGAADSSETEDNMKTVMFEGPPKDNVYEAELHLESTPSEAKVVIKSSAGSGGYTFMAYDIFEGNNELPKLHVQALPEDEMKKRLEAPVSKHGVTLTKPAVENVNKMPGAPQTYEAMLKVERPGNYVAVIGRVRPWSPTDGASFYVVRIRATE